A genomic window from Candidatus Nitrosotenuis uzonensis includes:
- a CDS encoding CopD family protein, giving the protein MALEQAIITWIHLVCAAIWVGGSLFIAIVFAPLLKTMAPTVEERLQIMIKAGRRFNKIAIPSLVILIATGIFNVHQMILRPDFLLSTSYGIMVVIKIILVIALLISFGAHVRIIRKEVEQKIVQKQLSEVQIAKLRKKIIIVGETTVVISIAILFVAALLDAGI; this is encoded by the coding sequence TTGGCACTCGAACAGGCTATCATTACTTGGATTCACCTTGTTTGTGCGGCAATCTGGGTTGGTGGTTCCTTATTTATCGCAATAGTTTTTGCTCCGCTCTTAAAGACAATGGCTCCAACTGTCGAGGAACGATTGCAGATAATGATCAAAGCGGGTCGACGTTTTAACAAGATAGCCATACCGTCCTTGGTTATCTTAATTGCCACTGGCATATTCAACGTGCACCAGATGATACTCAGGCCTGATTTTCTTCTATCAACAAGCTATGGGATCATGGTTGTCATTAAGATAATTTTGGTCATTGCACTTTTAATATCATTTGGTGCTCATGTTAGGATAATACGAAAAGAAGTAGAGCAAAAGATAGTTCAAAAACAGCTTTCAGAAGTGCAGATTGCCAAATTACGAAAAAAGATCATAATAGTAGGGGAGACAACCGTGGTAATCTCCATTGCCATATTGTTTGTGGCCGCTTTACTTGATGCGGGCATTTGA
- a CDS encoding sn-glycerol-1-phosphate dehydrogenase: protein MPNTPSHTMELPRLIVVGEKNIIQIGKFLKSLDSPSRASIIAGKHVQKIIQKKIKKSLANSKIHNFWHVPEGNDEKSIITIQKKVRSDRSDIIVGVGGGRSVDVAKMIAFSLHKPFVSVPTAASHDGIASPFVSVRGEKPHSIVATAPLGVFVDIDIIKKAPRRLFASGCGDLVAKITAVRDWELGRDRTGEYYGRYSANLASMSAKILVEAVEKHKVPDTRDVVEALISAGVASCIAGSSRPCSGSEHLFSHALDKIAPNVGLHGEKCGIGAILMAKLQGQDWKKIVATLKNVNAPTTAKQIGLKKEHLAQALVIAQSLRPQRYTILKEVVMTEKKALDLARVTGVI from the coding sequence ATGCCTAATACTCCATCACACACAATGGAGCTTCCGCGCCTAATTGTGGTAGGCGAAAAGAACATCATACAAATAGGCAAATTCCTAAAATCTTTGGATTCTCCTTCCAGAGCCTCGATCATAGCTGGCAAGCACGTCCAGAAAATCATACAAAAGAAAATCAAAAAATCGCTTGCAAACTCGAAAATTCACAACTTCTGGCATGTGCCTGAGGGCAATGATGAAAAATCAATTATCACAATACAAAAAAAAGTTAGATCTGATAGAAGTGATATTATAGTAGGAGTAGGCGGAGGCCGTTCCGTTGATGTTGCTAAAATGATCGCGTTTAGCTTACACAAACCATTTGTCTCAGTACCTACTGCCGCATCTCATGATGGCATTGCAAGTCCGTTTGTATCCGTCCGCGGTGAAAAACCGCATTCCATAGTGGCAACTGCACCGCTAGGCGTTTTCGTTGATATTGACATAATAAAAAAAGCACCACGCAGACTTTTTGCAAGTGGATGTGGAGATCTTGTTGCAAAAATTACTGCAGTACGTGACTGGGAGCTTGGCCGGGATAGAACTGGTGAATACTATGGCAGATATTCAGCAAACCTGGCATCGATGAGTGCAAAAATACTTGTGGAAGCAGTAGAAAAACACAAAGTCCCTGATACAAGAGACGTGGTAGAAGCACTGATTAGTGCTGGGGTGGCATCCTGTATTGCAGGAAGCAGCAGACCCTGCTCTGGCTCAGAACATCTGTTCTCTCATGCACTTGACAAAATAGCCCCAAACGTGGGACTGCATGGAGAAAAATGTGGAATAGGCGCAATACTTATGGCAAAACTGCAGGGGCAAGACTGGAAAAAAATTGTGGCCACCTTGAAGAACGTTAATGCTCCGACCACAGCAAAACAAATTGGCCTGAAAAAAGAACACCTAGCTCAAGCACTCGTTATAGCACAATCGCTAAGACCTCAAAGATACACCATTTTAAAAGAAGTTGTTATGACTGAAAAGAAAGCACTAGATCTTGCCAGAGTTACAGGAGTAATCTAG
- a CDS encoding proteasome subunit beta, with amino-acid sequence MSSNIEEKILHGTTTVGIKASDGVVLCADMRASAGYFIANNNTMKVQQIARHAGMTMAGGVADAQNITDVLRYHSNIHKVQKNEDIPIKTLARLCSLLFHQNRGYPFIADILIGGYDSTGPALINVDMFGSVEEKSYVTTGSGSPVAYGLLEDEYTDNLKVEEAKVIALRAVKAAIVRNIGTGDGINVAIIDKDGFRLLTREQKKAIIAL; translated from the coding sequence TTGTCATCTAACATAGAAGAGAAGATTCTACACGGAACGACCACTGTAGGTATCAAGGCATCAGACGGCGTGGTCTTGTGTGCAGATATGCGTGCAAGTGCAGGCTATTTTATTGCAAACAACAACACTATGAAAGTACAGCAGATTGCAAGACACGCAGGCATGACAATGGCTGGCGGCGTGGCTGACGCACAAAACATCACGGATGTTCTAAGATACCATTCAAACATACACAAAGTTCAGAAAAACGAAGATATTCCGATAAAGACGCTTGCAAGACTTTGCTCCCTTCTGTTCCACCAGAACAGAGGATATCCTTTCATTGCAGATATCCTAATTGGAGGTTACGACAGTACGGGTCCTGCACTCATAAATGTGGACATGTTCGGTTCTGTGGAAGAAAAATCCTATGTTACGACCGGTAGCGGATCTCCCGTGGCATATGGACTGTTAGAGGACGAATACACTGATAACCTAAAGGTAGAAGAAGCCAAAGTTATTGCGTTGCGCGCTGTCAAGGCGGCAATAGTGAGGAATATTGGTACTGGCGATGGTATCAATGTCGCAATCATAGACAAGGACGGATTCCGCCTCTTGACAAGAGAGCAGAAGAAAGCCATAATCGCATTGTAG
- a CDS encoding peptidylprolyl isomerase — protein sequence MTLAKGSLILIDYTAKVKDTNEVFETTIADDAKKHSIFEANVKYQPKLVSVGESWVIKGLDEALANAKPGDKITVDVTPEKGFGERDPGKVRMIPLRKLGEDAEKVSVGDVIEVDQRTGIVRFIGSGRVQVDFNHRFAGKTIVYDVNVLKSLETNEDKISAILKRHMPVEDSKIVSKLNGNILDVTIPEEIFGAEGLRIIKHFIQTDIFKFIPTLEKINFIESYSNKKVEKPAQPTENKS from the coding sequence TTGACTTTGGCTAAAGGCTCACTAATCTTAATTGATTACACTGCAAAGGTAAAGGACACAAATGAGGTCTTTGAAACCACGATTGCAGACGATGCAAAAAAACATTCCATATTTGAGGCAAATGTAAAGTACCAACCAAAGCTTGTCTCTGTAGGCGAGTCTTGGGTCATAAAGGGATTAGACGAGGCTCTTGCTAACGCAAAACCTGGCGACAAAATTACTGTAGATGTTACACCTGAGAAAGGATTTGGCGAGAGGGACCCAGGCAAGGTGAGAATGATCCCACTCCGCAAACTCGGTGAAGATGCCGAAAAAGTATCAGTAGGAGATGTAATCGAGGTGGATCAGCGAACAGGAATTGTCAGATTTATCGGATCAGGTAGGGTGCAGGTGGACTTTAACCACAGATTTGCCGGAAAGACAATCGTGTATGATGTCAATGTGCTAAAATCCCTTGAGACAAACGAGGACAAAATATCAGCCATATTGAAACGCCACATGCCAGTCGAGGACTCTAAGATAGTATCAAAACTAAACGGAAACATACTGGATGTAACCATACCTGAGGAGATTTTCGGTGCTGAAGGCCTGAGGATAATTAAACATTTTATTCAGACTGACATTTTCAAGTTCATTCCTACGCTTGAAAAAATCAACTTTATAGAAAGTTACAGTAACAAAAAGGTAGAAAAACCAGCTCAGCCAACAGAAAACAAATCCTAG
- a CDS encoding peptidylprolyl isomerase has product MTTATIETKFGKIIFKLLPDIAPETVRNFVSLAQSGFYDGTKFHRVIPGFMIQGGDPNTKMPDKSKWGFGGPGYTIKAEFNSRSHLRGIVSMARAADPNSAGSQFFIVTTDSTFLDRQYTVFGEVIEGMNVADLIVNQPRDRNDCPLDEVKMSKVIISE; this is encoded by the coding sequence TTGACAACTGCCACAATTGAAACCAAGTTTGGGAAAATTATATTTAAATTACTACCAGATATTGCGCCTGAGACTGTCAGGAATTTTGTTAGCTTGGCTCAATCGGGATTCTATGATGGCACCAAATTCCATAGGGTAATCCCGGGATTTATGATTCAGGGAGGCGATCCCAACACCAAAATGCCTGACAAGAGCAAATGGGGGTTTGGAGGACCAGGCTATACAATCAAGGCAGAATTTAACTCCCGCTCACATCTGCGCGGCATAGTTTCTATGGCAAGAGCAGCAGATCCTAACAGCGCAGGCTCACAGTTTTTCATAGTTACCACAGACAGCACATTTCTGGACAGGCAATATACCGTTTTTGGTGAAGTGATTGAAGGCATGAATGTAGCTGATCTGATAGTGAACCAGCCACGCGACAGAAACGACTGCCCACTTGACGAGGTAAAAATGTCCAAAGTTATCATCTCTGAATAG
- a CDS encoding tetrahydromethanopterin S-methyltransferase subunit A gives MNLLDIAGQICKAVLPIREDVFYGDPRSSTAICTLSSMGLLREIAESDVIRRVAVAGRLLSENKGIDALIRSINKSPNITTLVLCGKDVAGHRAGHSLLLAHRYGIDENGRIVNSLSPNPFLSVSELEISIFQKQIRIVDRIGITSIQEIQSLI, from the coding sequence ATGAATCTACTAGATATTGCAGGTCAGATTTGCAAGGCGGTTTTGCCCATACGTGAAGATGTTTTTTACGGGGATCCTCGCTCCAGTACAGCAATATGCACCTTGTCCAGTATGGGTCTTCTCAGAGAGATAGCAGAATCCGATGTGATAAGACGTGTGGCAGTTGCAGGTAGGTTGCTATCAGAGAATAAAGGAATTGATGCCCTCATACGCAGCATAAACAAAAGTCCGAATATTACTACACTCGTTCTTTGTGGCAAGGATGTAGCAGGGCATAGAGCAGGCCACTCACTTTTGCTAGCACATAGATATGGAATAGATGAGAATGGAAGGATAGTAAACTCACTCAGCCCTAACCCATTTCTGTCAGTATCAGAATTGGAGATTTCGATTTTTCAAAAGCAGATAAGAATTGTTGACAGGATAGGCATTACCAGCATTCAAGAGATACAGTCGCTGATTTAG
- the bluB gene encoding 5,6-dimethylbenzimidazole synthase, whose product MSDFSNQEKSGLYKAIYTRRDVRSHFVPKPIDDEVLARILNAAHHAPSVGFSQPWNFILIRDPKTKSLVKESFEQEKIRSSEQVDEQKKEKYLSLKLQGIMESDINICITYDPSRFGPFVIGRSSIPETGIYSVCCAVQNLWLAARSEQIGVGWVSILSNEALKQILGLPEHIVPVAYLCLGHVNEFAEKPDLETANWLPRLELKDVVYFETWGQTHSPAWNKIHDLVRTNLDYAFK is encoded by the coding sequence TTGAGTGATTTTTCAAACCAAGAAAAGTCTGGCCTCTATAAGGCGATCTACACCAGACGCGATGTAAGATCTCATTTTGTACCAAAACCCATTGACGATGAGGTGTTAGCCAGAATTCTGAACGCCGCACATCACGCTCCTTCTGTAGGATTCTCACAGCCGTGGAACTTCATACTAATACGCGACCCTAAAACCAAATCACTGGTAAAAGAGTCATTTGAGCAAGAGAAAATCCGATCATCTGAACAAGTTGATGAACAAAAAAAGGAAAAATACCTCTCGCTAAAACTACAGGGAATTATGGAATCTGATATCAACATATGCATTACATATGATCCTAGCAGATTCGGCCCGTTTGTAATAGGCAGATCAAGCATACCAGAAACTGGAATCTACAGCGTTTGTTGCGCAGTACAAAACTTGTGGCTTGCTGCAAGATCGGAACAAATAGGAGTCGGCTGGGTTAGTATACTCTCAAATGAAGCACTCAAGCAAATACTCGGACTTCCAGAACACATAGTTCCAGTAGCATACTTGTGCTTAGGGCACGTCAATGAATTTGCAGAAAAACCTGATCTGGAGACCGCCAACTGGCTTCCACGCCTTGAACTCAAAGATGTTGTATATTTTGAGACTTGGGGTCAAACACATAGTCCAGCCTGGAACAAGATACACGATCTGGTTCGTACTAACCTTGATTACGCTTTTAAATGA
- a CDS encoding dUTPase — translation MDRLDSIFSMQKGLAEMMNLDRYPKDAEGRVSALCTAIIHEAVELQRTTNWKWWKKPTQFDVDEAKEELIDIWHFVVQASLELNLTPDDILEEYKKKNQINRDRQKNGY, via the coding sequence ATGGATAGACTTGATTCTATTTTCTCGATGCAAAAAGGTCTTGCAGAAATGATGAATTTGGATAGATATCCAAAAGATGCTGAAGGAAGAGTCTCAGCTTTGTGTACTGCCATAATACATGAGGCAGTTGAACTGCAGCGCACTACCAACTGGAAATGGTGGAAGAAACCAACACAATTTGACGTTGATGAAGCAAAGGAAGAGCTCATCGACATTTGGCACTTTGTAGTTCAAGCATCACTTGAGCTAAACCTCACGCCAGACGACATACTTGAAGAATATAAGAAGAAAAACCAGATAAATAGAGACAGACAGAAAAACGGCTACTAA
- the rtcA gene encoding RNA 3'-terminal phosphate cyclase — MNILEIDGSFGEGGGQILRSTLSLACITSTPIKIKNIRNNRKMPGLQAQHLTAAKILAKTCNAKTDGLHLGSTSLTFVPGQMQDVSISEDIGTAGSISLILQAVIPAVALAGKKLHLQIRGGTDVPWSPTSNYTKYVVAEAYRRIGIDFTMKIERRGYYPKGGGLVEVIASPAKTVFPICLQQRMQKEARIICSCTELTGTIEKSINTAKNMLEQNGFSVLIETAQEKAANRGGSALVFSSDPNSINGADELLDIHNEDKFTSRSAMTFINSDLGADVNLSDMLVVPLSLCNEMSIFTVKTISKHLETNLYITSKILGCKYGIGKIDGGYEVRLQGISNARIK, encoded by the coding sequence ATGAACATCCTTGAAATTGATGGATCCTTTGGAGAAGGGGGCGGGCAGATTCTGCGCAGCACTCTTAGTCTTGCATGCATTACATCCACACCAATCAAAATAAAAAACATAAGAAATAACAGAAAGATGCCAGGCCTGCAAGCACAGCATCTTACTGCAGCAAAAATTCTTGCTAAAACATGTAATGCAAAAACGGATGGACTGCATCTTGGTTCTACATCACTTACATTTGTTCCAGGACAAATGCAGGATGTTTCGATTTCGGAAGACATAGGAACTGCAGGGAGCATTTCTCTGATTTTGCAGGCTGTGATACCAGCTGTTGCCTTGGCAGGAAAAAAACTGCACCTTCAAATCAGAGGAGGTACTGACGTGCCATGGAGTCCAACCTCAAATTATACCAAATATGTTGTTGCAGAAGCGTATCGAAGAATAGGAATTGATTTTACAATGAAAATAGAGCGCCGTGGATACTATCCAAAGGGCGGAGGACTAGTTGAGGTAATCGCATCGCCTGCCAAGACAGTTTTTCCCATTTGCCTTCAACAAAGAATGCAAAAAGAAGCGCGCATTATATGCAGCTGCACAGAGCTTACCGGTACTATTGAAAAATCCATCAACACTGCAAAGAATATGCTGGAACAAAATGGTTTTTCGGTTCTAATAGAAACAGCTCAGGAGAAGGCGGCCAATAGAGGTGGCTCTGCACTTGTATTTTCTTCAGACCCAAATTCAATCAATGGTGCAGATGAGCTTCTTGATATTCACAATGAAGACAAATTTACATCAAGATCCGCTATGACATTCATAAATTCTGATTTGGGGGCTGATGTGAATCTCTCTGATATGTTGGTAGTACCCTTGAGTCTTTGCAACGAGATGTCAATTTTCACCGTAAAAACCATATCAAAACATCTTGAAACAAATCTTTACATCACATCAAAAATTCTCGGCTGCAAATACGGCATAGGTAAAATTGATGGCGGGTATGAGGTAAGACTTCAGGGCATCTCAAATGCCCGCATCAAGTAA
- a CDS encoding NADPH-dependent FMN reductase: MKILVISGSPRKTANTQVMMKFVYEYAKSKNPDTKFVNLSEGGIDYYRGPNENYSQTTMQAAKDIMEADVWLVGSPIYNSFFSSALKNLFEFINYKSTAGKTAGLAILASGNIGFTNVQTLLTQLMSYFRVVTNPKAVYMTADMIQDGQITDEEQKTRLKELVDETILLASRPK, translated from the coding sequence GTGAAAATATTAGTAATTTCTGGCAGTCCAAGGAAAACAGCAAACACACAAGTCATGATGAAGTTTGTTTACGAATATGCAAAATCTAAAAATCCTGATACAAAGTTCGTCAATCTCTCTGAAGGCGGAATCGACTATTACCGTGGCCCAAACGAAAATTACTCGCAAACAACGATGCAAGCTGCAAAGGATATCATGGAAGCTGATGTCTGGCTTGTTGGCTCGCCGATTTACAACTCGTTTTTCAGCTCTGCACTGAAGAATCTGTTTGAATTTATAAACTACAAAAGCACCGCCGGAAAGACAGCAGGCCTTGCTATATTAGCGTCAGGAAATATCGGCTTTACTAACGTACAGACGTTACTGACGCAATTAATGAGTTATTTCCGCGTGGTAACAAATCCAAAGGCAGTTTACATGACTGCGGATATGATACAAGATGGGCAGATTACAGATGAAGAACAAAAAACACGACTAAAAGAACTAGTGGATGAAACTATACTTTTAGCTTCTAGGCCGAAGTAG
- a CDS encoding pyridoxal-phosphate-dependent aminotransferase family protein, translated as MEYLVMLPGPTNVPERVMRAMFTPMINHRSDDFVELYEDAVESTKKVFQSNGEAVLLSASGTGAVEASVINLIKNGDKVIIPVNGEFSGRLAQMLEWAGANVIKLETKPGENATFDQVKAAFDNNKDVKAFYCVWNETSTGTMIKYLDKIKDLTARNDSYYVVDGVSIVGGEEFPMDKWGVDVAMTGAQKAFAAPPGISPIVVNPRAKKYMEQNPPKTMYFNLSRYFKYYEEAKHTPFTPALPLLYAYREAMNVILEEGLDKRIRRHRICSDALYSGLSAIGLTPFAKEDARSTVVVALNYLEGLEDKTFRNTLANKFRVLVAGGFGNLKGKVFRVGCMGEVHRYHVMRTISAIGSTLDMMGYKTNSVEALKIAEDKLKSL; from the coding sequence TTGGAATATTTAGTGATGCTTCCAGGTCCAACAAACGTGCCAGAACGAGTAATGCGTGCTATGTTCACGCCCATGATAAATCACAGAAGTGACGATTTTGTCGAATTATACGAAGATGCTGTAGAAAGTACAAAAAAAGTTTTTCAAAGTAATGGCGAGGCAGTGTTGCTATCGGCTTCCGGAACTGGAGCTGTAGAAGCAAGCGTTATCAATCTTATCAAGAATGGAGACAAAGTCATCATACCAGTAAACGGAGAGTTTAGCGGAAGGCTTGCCCAGATGCTAGAATGGGCAGGTGCAAACGTGATAAAGCTTGAGACAAAGCCAGGAGAGAATGCAACCTTCGATCAGGTCAAGGCTGCGTTTGATAACAACAAGGATGTCAAGGCATTTTACTGTGTATGGAACGAGACCTCAACTGGCACCATGATAAAGTATTTGGATAAAATCAAGGATCTAACGGCAAGAAATGATTCTTACTATGTTGTAGATGGAGTATCAATTGTAGGCGGTGAAGAGTTCCCCATGGACAAATGGGGAGTGGATGTAGCCATGACGGGAGCACAAAAGGCCTTTGCTGCACCGCCTGGAATATCACCTATTGTAGTAAACCCCCGCGCAAAAAAGTACATGGAACAAAATCCGCCAAAGACAATGTACTTTAACCTCTCAAGATACTTCAAATATTACGAGGAGGCAAAGCACACACCGTTTACACCAGCTCTGCCGCTTTTGTATGCATATAGAGAAGCAATGAATGTTATTTTGGAGGAAGGGCTTGATAAGAGGATTAGAAGGCACAGAATATGTTCTGATGCTTTGTATTCTGGACTTAGTGCAATAGGACTTACACCCTTTGCAAAAGAGGATGCAAGATCCACAGTAGTTGTGGCGCTCAATTACCTTGAAGGTCTTGAAGACAAAACATTCCGAAACACACTTGCAAACAAATTCCGTGTTCTAGTAGCAGGAGGATTTGGCAATCTCAAAGGCAAGGTATTCAGAGTAGGATGCATGGGAGAGGTCCACAGATATCATGTCATGAGAACTATATCGGCAATAGGTTCCACATTGGATATGATGGGTTACAAGACAAACTCGGTGGAGGCCCTAAAGATTGCTGAAGACAAACTCAAATCACTCTGA
- a CDS encoding PEFG-CTERM sorting domain-containing protein, translated as MKQIVFALVIISLLSSMAFAQEISFGKPAIQTVKIEIDEKGNAHVTHIVEKSSSSQQLELISSNFTNLSVRDEKGGSAEYAETGGDKTSLLILPSQNKVLVEYDLENVVAEKNGFWKWDYRYVASTSFFLPNSTDTVFVNSNPILLREVDGIRCHGCQVKLEYGMKSLEQTQKITWEGKIFDVIISTNGKISKVKLDQANKMLSLDVMEKDQYVTLVIPKELLWNPYEVFLNDKKIPTHEFYQTEDMVWLNFKTNSTGKVDIVGVSVVPEFPFAAVLVLGAAMIIAAKLSGKLSLH; from the coding sequence TTGAAACAAATCGTATTTGCACTGGTGATCATATCGCTGCTCTCCAGTATGGCATTTGCACAAGAAATCAGCTTTGGCAAACCTGCAATTCAAACGGTAAAAATAGAAATAGATGAAAAAGGAAATGCTCACGTCACACATATAGTAGAAAAAAGTTCTAGCTCGCAACAACTCGAGCTGATCAGTAGTAATTTTACAAACCTGTCAGTTAGAGACGAAAAGGGTGGTTCTGCAGAATATGCGGAAACCGGAGGTGATAAGACAAGCCTTTTGATCTTACCTTCACAAAACAAGGTTTTAGTCGAATACGATCTTGAAAACGTCGTTGCTGAAAAAAACGGCTTCTGGAAATGGGATTACAGGTATGTTGCAAGCACCTCCTTCTTTTTGCCAAATAGCACTGATACAGTATTTGTCAATTCGAACCCTATCCTACTAAGAGAAGTGGATGGCATTAGATGTCATGGATGTCAAGTAAAGCTGGAATATGGCATGAAAAGTTTGGAACAAACGCAAAAAATAACTTGGGAAGGAAAAATCTTTGATGTAATAATCTCTACAAACGGAAAAATCTCTAAAGTAAAACTTGATCAGGCAAACAAAATGCTCAGCCTCGATGTAATGGAAAAAGACCAGTATGTCACACTGGTAATTCCTAAAGAACTACTCTGGAACCCGTACGAAGTGTTTCTAAACGATAAGAAGATTCCAACACACGAATTCTATCAAACCGAGGATATGGTCTGGCTCAACTTTAAGACAAACAGCACTGGTAAGGTGGATATCGTTGGGGTGTCGGTAGTACCTGAATTCCCATTTGCCGCGGTGCTAGTTCTTGGGGCTGCAATGATTATAGCAGCAAAACTCTCTGGAAAACTCAGTCTCCACTAG
- a CDS encoding PfkB family carbohydrate kinase, translating into MLTVFGSTALDTIRTPTRVLKDVLGGAATFAGISASFFVDTGLIAVVGTDFPKKYRNLLSRYLDLSGFVTQKGKTFRYDGSYDDTLSKRTTNKTELNVLGQFKPIVPEKYRKSEFVYLANNDPDQNSSLIKEFDNVRFSMCDTIEYWIATKRASVIKMIKTVDAVVINDEEAKLLTKEHNLIKCAKKMMSWGAKYVIIKKGEHGSLLFVEDIIFPSVAFSLEDIVDPTGAGDSFAGAMIGYLANKRKTSLSEIKKAVIYGNVLGSFAVEKWGLDGLTKITKKQIEKRVKQYQNMVEF; encoded by the coding sequence TTGCTAACAGTTTTCGGTTCTACCGCACTAGATACAATCCGGACTCCTACTAGGGTACTAAAAGATGTACTTGGAGGTGCAGCAACATTTGCTGGAATTTCTGCAAGCTTTTTTGTCGATACAGGATTGATAGCAGTTGTAGGCACTGACTTTCCAAAAAAATACCGCAATCTTTTGTCTCGATATCTTGATCTATCTGGATTTGTGACACAAAAAGGAAAGACCTTCCGTTATGATGGAAGCTATGATGATACACTCAGCAAACGTACCACAAATAAAACGGAGCTAAACGTGCTAGGTCAATTCAAGCCTATTGTACCAGAAAAGTATCGCAAATCCGAGTTCGTGTATCTGGCAAACAACGATCCAGACCAAAACTCTTCTCTAATTAAAGAATTTGATAACGTCAGATTCTCAATGTGTGATACCATAGAATATTGGATTGCCACAAAACGTGCGTCTGTAATTAAGATGATCAAGACTGTCGATGCGGTGGTCATAAACGATGAAGAAGCAAAACTACTCACAAAAGAACACAATCTGATAAAATGCGCAAAAAAAATGATGAGCTGGGGAGCAAAATACGTTATAATAAAAAAAGGAGAACACGGTTCACTTCTTTTCGTAGAAGACATCATCTTTCCGTCTGTTGCATTCTCACTTGAAGATATAGTAGACCCGACCGGAGCTGGTGATTCTTTTGCAGGCGCAATGATCGGTTACTTGGCAAACAAGAGAAAAACAAGTCTTTCCGAAATAAAAAAAGCCGTCATATATGGAAACGTGCTAGGTTCATTTGCAGTTGAAAAATGGGGACTGGACGGACTTACAAAAATCACAAAAAAGCAAATCGAAAAAAGAGTAAAACAGTATCAAAATATGGTTGAGTTCTGA
- a CDS encoding nicotinamide-nucleotide adenylyltransferase: MNGLLIGRFQPFHLGHLAAVKFALDNVDHLSIGIGSSNKFNEKRNPFTADERKEMILSSLDAADKGRIQIYYVPDVNDHSRWTFHVDSIIPTYDIVFSNDEFTQELYAKRGIKVVPVPLKQREILSGTDIREKIAAGQKWDDLVPDGTKRVLLKINAPQRLKNL; encoded by the coding sequence ATGAACGGTCTTTTGATAGGCAGATTTCAGCCATTTCATCTCGGGCATTTAGCTGCAGTAAAGTTTGCGTTAGATAACGTGGATCACCTCTCAATAGGCATTGGTAGCTCAAACAAATTCAATGAAAAGAGAAACCCGTTCACTGCAGATGAGAGAAAAGAGATGATACTTTCCTCACTTGATGCAGCCGATAAGGGAAGGATTCAAATCTATTACGTGCCTGACGTAAATGATCATTCCAGGTGGACTTTCCATGTGGACTCGATCATACCTACATACGATATAGTATTCTCAAACGATGAATTTACACAGGAACTGTATGCAAAGCGCGGCATCAAGGTGGTACCAGTTCCACTCAAACAGAGAGAAATTCTTTCTGGAACTGACATACGTGAAAAGATAGCTGCCGGGCAAAAATGGGATGATCTTGTCCCGGATGGAACCAAGAGAGTGCTGTTAAAAATTAATGCTCCACAGAGACTGAAAAACCTGTAG